In Aspergillus flavus chromosome 3, complete sequence, one genomic interval encodes:
- a CDS encoding succinate-semialdehyde dehydrogenase [NADP+] encodes MDRLLRSVSRQLLRSRPRYPFTIPPPVYAKRLYSMGHTVPPLKDQSLFIEKAYVNGEWVGAQSGETFEVHDPASGKLIGTCPEFNAADTEKAIQAATEAFPKFRTTLARERARMLRRWYQLMIDNAEDLATLITWENGKPLADAKGEVNYAAAFFEWFSEEAPRIYGDTIPSSVAGNRVMTLKQPVGVCSLITPWNFPAAMITRKAGPALAAGCTVVVKTPGETPFTANALAELAHRAGIPKGVFNIVTSLKNTPEVGEALTTHPEVRKVSFTGSTNVGKLLMKQSSSTVKKVSWELGGNAPFIVFDDVEDLDAAVAGAVASKFRSSGQTCVCANRIYVQRGIYDEFVKRFVEKVKGFKVGAGFEEGVTHGPVIHGRAIEKIDEHVRDAESKGAKVAVGGRKLSDLGPNFYDMTVLTDMNKDMLVASEETFGPVAGLFPFETEKEVVDLANRAEVGLAGYFFSGNVKRIFRVAEALEVGMVGVNTGLISDVASPFGGVKQSGFGREGSKYGIDEFLTIKSVTFGGMGEPLQS; translated from the exons ATGGACAGGCTTCTTCGTTCAGTATCACGGCAATTGCTCAGATCCAGACCCCGTTATCCATTTACAATCCCACCACCAGTTTACGCTAAGAGACTATACAGTATGGGCCATACGGTGCCGCCG CTGAAAGATCAATCTCTCTTCATTGAGAAGGCATATGTCAATGGGGAATGGGTAGGTGCCCAGTCAGGGGAAACATTTGAAGTTCACG ACCCTGCTTCAGGAAAGCTCATTGGAACATGCCCTGAGTTCAATGCTGCCGACACCGAAAAGGCCATTCAGGCTGCCACAGAGGCTTTCCCTAAATTCCGCACAACATTGGCCCGCGAGCGTGCTCGGATGCTGCGCCGGTGGTACCAGTTGATGATTGACAATGCTGAGGACTTGGCAACATTGATCACTTGGGAGAACGGAAAGCCGCTCGCGGACGCCAAGGGTGAGGTGAACTATGCCGCCGCTTTCTTTGAATGGTTCAGTGAGGAGGCGCCTCGAATTTATGGAGACACTATCCCTTCCTCGGTGGCAGGTAACAGAGTTATGACCCTCAAGCAGCCTGTGGGTGTTTGCAGCTTGATCACCCCATGGAACTTCCCTGCAGCAATGATTACTCGGAAGGCTGGGCCAGCTTTGGCGGCAGGCTGCACTGTTGTGGTTAAGACTCCAGGAGAGACCCCATTCACTGCCAATGCATTGGCAGAATTGGCGCACCGTGCTGGTATCCCCAAGGGTGTTTTTAACATCGTAACTTCCTTGAAGAACACGCCAGAGGTGGGTGAAGCGTTAACTACCCACCCGGAAGTTCGCAAGGTTTCCTTCACTGGTTCGACCAACGTGGGCAAGCTTCTGATGAAGCAATCGTCTTCTACCGTTAAGAAGGTGTCTTGGGAGCTTGGTGGAAATGCCCCCTTCATTGTCTTTGACGATGTTGAGGACCTTGATGCTGCAGTTGCTGGAGCAGTTGCCTCCAAGTTCCGCAGCTCAGGCCAGACATGTGTCTGCGCCAACCGCATCTACGTGCAGAGAGGTATATATGACGAATTTGTGAAGCGTTTCGTTGAAAAGGTCAAAGGCTTCAAGGTCGGGGCAGGATTCGAGGAAGGTGTTACCCATGGCCCTGTCATCCATGGACGCGCCATCGAGAAGATCGATGAGCATGTCCGTGATGCCGAATCGAAGGGAGCCAAGGTCGCTGTTGGAGGCCGTAAATTGTCAGACTTGGGCCCTAACTTCTATGATATGACTGTCTTGACCGACATGAACAAAGACATGTTGGTTGCCTCTGAGGAGACCTTTGGCCCTGTGGCTGGACTGTTCCCATTCGAGACTGAAAAGGAGGTTGTCGACTTGGCGAACCGTGCAGAAGTTGGCCTGGCTGGTTACTTCTTCAGCGGCAACGTCAAGCGCATCTTCCGGGTTGCGGAAGCTTTGGAAGTGGGTATGGTTGGTGTGAACACTGGCCTCATCAGCGATGTCGCTTCTCC GTTTGGTGGTGTTAAGCAGAGCGGTTTCGGCCGTGAGGGCAGTAAGTACGGCATTGATGAATTCCTCACGATCAAGAGTGTCACATTTGGCGGCATGGGCGAGCCTTTGCAGTCCTAA